From one Leptospira licerasiae serovar Varillal str. VAR 010 genomic stretch:
- a CDS encoding SRPBCC family protein: protein MMKPKMISHFVIVISFALLFGCATLNVTKTSPDDETSGKDTFLISHSFDADIKTMFEMWIKPDRFAKWLGPAGASMTFINVGLKEGGTSQWAMTTSDGVTKYGKLNYKKIGPPSLLIYTQNFCDKEGNLSKPPFSSTYPDMLLTTVTFEEDGKKKTKVTVKWEVFGEATETERQTFLGMRQIMTVGWNSSFDKLETLLKSKK from the coding sequence ATGATGAAACCAAAAATGATTTCGCACTTTGTAATCGTGATCAGTTTCGCACTTCTATTTGGCTGCGCAACCTTGAACGTTACTAAAACTTCTCCCGACGATGAAACATCTGGGAAAGATACATTTCTTATTAGTCATTCGTTCGATGCGGATATCAAAACGATGTTTGAAATGTGGATTAAGCCTGATCGATTTGCGAAATGGTTGGGACCGGCTGGCGCTTCTATGACCTTCATCAATGTCGGTCTGAAAGAAGGCGGAACTTCTCAATGGGCCATGACAACTTCTGATGGAGTTACTAAATATGGGAAATTGAATTATAAAAAGATAGGTCCTCCTAGCTTACTGATCTATACGCAGAACTTTTGCGATAAAGAAGGAAATTTATCTAAACCTCCTTTCTCTTCTACTTATCCTGATATGCTTTTAACCACAGTGACTTTCGAAGAAGATGGAAAGAAAAAAACGAAAGTAACAGTTAAATGGGAAGTTTTTGGTGAAGCCACTGAGACGGAACGTCAAACTTTCTTGGGAATGAGGCAGATCATGACAGTGGGTTGGAATAGTTCTTTCGATAAACTGGAGACTTTGCTGAAGTCGAAAAAGTAA
- a CDS encoding metalloregulator ArsR/SmtB family transcription factor has translation MNAFAALADDTRREIVRLVAKNGELTSTEIGQNFKISPPAISHHLKVLKSAKVLNMKKEAQKRIYSLNGSSINEMEDWLLDIIDLWNKRLDKLDRYVLKIKKERARDKK, from the coding sequence ATGAATGCATTTGCCGCGCTTGCTGACGATACAAGAAGGGAAATCGTGAGACTGGTGGCCAAAAATGGCGAACTCACTTCAACTGAGATCGGACAAAATTTTAAAATAAGTCCGCCTGCCATTTCACATCACTTAAAGGTATTAAAGAGCGCTAAAGTCCTTAATATGAAAAAGGAAGCGCAAAAGCGTATCTATAGCCTTAACGGATCTAGCATTAATGAAATGGAAGATTGGTTACTCGATATAATCGATTTATGGAATAAACGTTTAGATAAACTGGATCGGTATGTTTTAAAGATCAAAAAGGAGAGAGCTCGTGATAAAAAATAA
- a CDS encoding SRPBCC family protein: protein MIKNNVETIIEGNKVIYKRYFDVPAELIFEVWSTPEHLSEWWGPDGFTLTTKHMDFTNGGIWDFTMHGPDGHDYKNKIQFTDIKKPHHILYKHLGDGEGHQDVHFESKIIFEEAGEGTNLTMEQVFPNKEELERVNEKYGAIEGAKQHIGNLAKYLEKLK, encoded by the coding sequence GTGATAAAAAATAACGTAGAAACAATTATCGAAGGTAACAAAGTCATTTACAAAAGATACTTTGACGTTCCGGCAGAACTTATCTTCGAAGTATGGTCAACGCCTGAACATCTATCAGAATGGTGGGGACCGGATGGATTTACATTAACTACAAAGCATATGGATTTTACCAATGGAGGGATTTGGGATTTTACTATGCATGGACCCGACGGACATGATTATAAAAACAAGATCCAATTCACTGATATCAAAAAGCCTCATCACATTCTCTACAAGCATCTTGGTGATGGGGAAGGCCATCAGGACGTGCATTTTGAATCTAAGATCATATTCGAAGAGGCTGGAGAAGGAACGAACCTAACAATGGAGCAGGTCTTCCCGAACAAAGAGGAACTTGAAAGAGTGAATGAAAAATATGGAGCCATCGAAGGTGCTAAGCAGCATATCGGCAACCTTGCTAAGTATTTGGAAAAATTGAAATAA